The Parus major isolate Abel chromosome 5, Parus_major1.1, whole genome shotgun sequence genome contains a region encoding:
- the ARL14EP gene encoding ARL14 effector protein, producing MDPCSVGVQLQATNECHKTYYTRHTGFKTKQDVSSSDLLLLQLRTGITLSENNTICFHHAKIYIERFEDLQKSCCDPFNIHRKLSKKNLRAIDLDDAAFLSAKFGRQFVPGWKLCPKCMQIINGSVDVEPEERQRRKLDPDGRTAKALKSLQFANPGRQTEFTPETSKREKRRLQTKISLFNSDRQVIPAKSKVYDSQGLLLYSGMDLCDCLDEDCLGCFYACPKCGSNKCGTECRCDRKWLYEQIEIEGGEIIRNKHVG from the exons ATGGATCCTTGTTCAGTTGGAGTCCAGCTTCAAGCTACCAATGAGTGCCACAAGACCTATTACACCCGTCACACTGGCTTCAAGACTAAACAAGATGTATCTTCATCTGacctcctgctgcttcagcttAGGACTGGAATAACCCTCTCAGAGAACAACACAATCTGCTTCCACCATGCAAAAATTTACATTGAAAGATTTGAAGACTTACAAAAATCCTGTTGTGATCCCTTTAACATACATAGGAAACTATCAAAGAAAAACTTGCGAGCAATTGACTTAGATGATGCAGCTTTTCTGAGTGCCAAGTTTGGAAGACAGTTTGTTCCTGGTTGGAAGCTTTGTCCCAAATGTATGCAGATAATAAATGGAAGTGTGGATGTGGAACCTGAGGAGCgacaaagaagaaaactggaTCCAGAT ggACGTACAGCTAAGGCTTTAAAGTCTCTCCAGTTTGCTAACCCAGGACGACAGACAGAATTCACTCCAGAGACcagtaaaagggaaaaaagaaggctgCAAACAAAAATCTCACTGTTTAATTCAGACAG GCAAGTTATACCAGCCAAGAGTAAAGTGTACGACAGCCAGGGCCTGCTGCTGTACAGTGGGATGGACCTGTGTGACTGCCTGGATGAGGATTGCCTGGGCTGCTTCTACGCCTGCCCCAAGTGCGGCTCCAACAAGTGCGGCACGGAATGTCGCTGTGACCGCAAGTGGCTCTACGAGCAGATCGAGATCGAGGGAGGAGAGATCATTAGAAACAAGCACGTTGGGTAG
- the FSHB gene encoding follitropin subunit beta yields MKTLNCYVLLLCWKAICCNSCQLTNITIAVEKEECEFCITVNATWCSGYCFTRDPVYKYPPVSTAQQTCTFKEVVYETVKIPGCGDHPESFYSYPVATECHCDSCDTDTTDCTVRGLGPSYCSFSQNGSNQ; encoded by the exons ATGAAGACACTTAATTGTTACGTGCTGTTACTTTGCTGGAAAGCAATTTGCTGCAACAGCTGCCAGCTCACCAATATTACCATAGCCgtggaaaaagaagaatgtgAATTCTGCATTACAGTGAATGCCACGTGGTGCTCAGGATACTGCTTCACAAGG GATCCAGTGTACAAATATCCACCAGTATCAACTGCTCAGCAAACCTGTACTTTCAAGGAGGTCGTGTATGAAACAGTGAAGATCCCTGGCTGTGGTGACCATCCTGAATCATTTTATTCTTACCCAGTGGCTACAGAGTGCCACTGTGACAGCTGTGACACTGACACCACTGACTGCACTGTCAGGGGACTGGGGCCATCCTACTGCTCCTTCAGTCAGAATGGAAGCAACCAGTGA